CTAGCCACGGTGGCTACTGATAGTGTGAATTTcaattttggccaaaaattaaaaatcagatctatAAAAATTCAGTCGTTAAATCTggctcatttttgtgtatgttaaccttCTTGTCTTGGcatttctaatggtaggctctgatcgtGGGAATCTCTGGCTAGCAGTGGTCGCTGGTGATCACTAGTGGTGGCGGTTGTGGTTAGTTTAAACtgtttattgaataaaatattataaaataatttttctctaaagtaaatgtattttttaattttttattttaagaaataattttttagaataataaaaggaacgcattttcaaaaattttgaaataaatacccaaaatacaaaactaaaaataaattcaaaactcaaaattaaaaattaaaaactgaaacaCTAACTGAGATTTCCTATTTACATGTAAATGctccaattattattattattacccaGTAAACAGCACCAAATCCACCATGTCCCAGCTTATTATCCTCAGAAAAGTCATCTGTTGCGGTGCTAATTGTGGCGAAGTCACATTGCAAGGATTCAACAGAGCAAATCTCATCCACAGTTTCATAAACTAACAAATAATTACCATCAGTAGAgagatgaattaattaattaattaattagtggaCATTGTTCGGAATCCAGAGAATATAAATAACAAGATAAAAGTGAGAGAAAACGGAATTTATTTCACTGAAAAAATTCACAAAAGAATTACAACCAAAATTCTCTATTACAAAAACTCTCAcaccaactctctctctctctctctttctctgaaCCTCTCAAGTTGGGAATCCTCTTAAACTGGGATATATACAATAAGAAGAGTGAATGAGTATACATAGAGAATGCACTGTAAGCATAGTCAATAATGATTAGTCCATCTTACCTAACATGTCACAACTAGCCGATCTTGTCTAGCATGTCAAAGTTGCCTAACTCGCTAACAAGACAAAAATGCCTAACAATCCAAAGAAGTCTAACAAGGCAAAACACACTTGGCTGGACTTCTTCCGACATAATTAAGATATTTGTTTAAACTTACATTCCTTACATTTCTGCTTTGGTTTCccctgttttttctttcttctgaaGATGTAAATGCAAGCAATTAGGATTATTATGAGAAAAGCAACAGCCGAAAGAACGATTGCCAATGTTGGAGTTTTATTGTTATCATTTCCTGCAAAATTCACCACCTCTTCTCTTTAAGCTCAACGtctgtgaatatatatattgtattagcAAGCTAGATATATACCTGCATGTTGATGATGATTCAGTCTGATTATAGAACCGGAAATTGGTCTCATACTGAATATTGCAGGTAACTTTAAGAACTCTCCCCCCAATCCGATTATTGCAACACACACACCGCCAGTTCATTGATGGCCTCATCAAAAGCGACGACTCCATTGAATGACAAAGGAAAGAGAGCAGGAAtcttgtttcttttcctttattgctgttggcctaattttcttttcattttcatttcatggATCAAACATTTCGTTTGTGATAATTACGAAATTTCTTATTTTGACAAAGGAaacagtttgattttttttttccctttaaaaATATACACATATGTTATCATAAttctcaaaatggccatacaaGATGGTAATTTTGTGCAAAGAAGAATTGAGATcttgtattataaatttaaagttgcgagtttgatttttaattctataCATATTTGGTAATCTAATGCAGTAAGGCTTACATAAATAACgagattaatatataaaatcgaaAGAGATTGTAAGGGTGCATATAAAATCAATTGTGTAATGAAGACAAAGTGCgttatattttgatttctttgaGTTCCTTAATAAAGTTGGACTTTTAAGTGAAAAAAACAAGAAACTTTTAAGCAAAACCAAATGGAGTGAGTGCTGGAGGGCTGGAGAGCAAACAAATTAAGAACTAGAGAGATTTCTCCACCGCTACCCCTCTATCAAACCcattattattaatacatgCTGAGCAAATCACGAACGATATATAGCCAAGTCCCAGAAAAGATGAACAGAACTTATTGAGATACTTCGAATTGATATAGAGATCGGatcacataatattcatttcagaGCCACCAGTGATGAGTGAATAACGTACAGAGAAGAATCCCCATTAATGTTGTACAAGATGAAGGTGATGGATCATTACTACTACTTGGAGATATTGCAGATCCTTCCGGAGGAGACGAATCTGCACGCTCCCTTATTATAAGCAAGCAAGAATTAAACTTCTATATATATACGATAAAAGCAGCTCAACTCAAGGATCGGGTGAGATTGTAGAACTGGAAATTGGTCTCATACTGAATATTGCAGACAACTTTAAGAACTCTCCCTCCAATCCTATTATTGCAACACACCGGCAGTTCACCGATGGCCTCATTCACACAATCGTTACACTGTTTCTCCGACAAATCCGGCGCGCACTGCGCCATCCCGTATATTTTTTGATTGTCCGGGCCCTGCTGGCTGCCCGTGGCGAACTTGAGGTCGGAGCCGCCCTTCGCCGCCTGGCTCCGCAGGCGCCCGAGCAACTCCCTCAGTACCTCTTTGTACCGATCCGCACTCGTGAAGTTGTGCTTGTCGTTATACACGTACACGCTCGGCCTCTCCATGTCCAGGGTAATATTGTAGGGCGAGCGGTATCTCAGCATGCACTGATCGTAGCCCCCGATGGCGGCCTTGTAGTTTGGACAGATCTGTTTGATTTTGGAGGCGGCGTCTTTGACGCAGCTCCGGCAGATGTCGGGCTTCACGTCGCCACGGCAGAGCACGACGGCATTGATTGCGTCTTTGGAAGTTGGGCAGACAGAGGTGTTGTAGAAGCCGTATTTGTTGAGGTTGGGGGCAAGAGATGAGAGGAGAGTGTCGAGATTTTTCTGGTAATGGCTGTTGTTTTGGTAGGTTCCACTCTCTAAGCAGGCTTTAAGGAAGGCGTTCTGAGCAGAGATGGGATTGATTAGGGTTAACAGCACAAGGAAGGAGAGGAGGAAGATGATCAACTGTCCCCACAAGGAATCCATTTCTAGctctctctcctaattttttctTCCCTTCGAATGTATGAGCTTGGCCTTCTTGATGCAGCCTTTGTCGCTTAAAAGAAAGAATTATCATGGGTTTGAAGCACTAAGGCCACCATAGGGACGTGGCAATAGGATAAGGACCACTACTGCGGCTactaccaccaccaccactaccattattattttaagagtaatattaactattaaaataataattaaatagtaataaatatattttatgttcagataatatttatttattatattttattttaaatatttaaataattttattaattgataataaatatatagtattttaaattatttaaatattaaaaacataatataataaatatatattatataaaatgaaaatatatttattaacatttatcATAACATTACCCTTTGATTAATATCATTGACTTGGGGTGAAGAGACAACACTGTGCTTAGACATTCTATATTGATGAAAAGACGGTGGAATTGAATGTCAAAGAAAGAGGGAATGAAAGGAGAAATAAATATGGGCTTACCCCTTCCGTTTCTATTGATGGCTTAAATTTTTCTCtactctattttttaaaataagtaaaataaaattatattaaaatattttttaaattaaaatataaaatgatgaagataagtttaaaaattattttaaattttttttatcaaactatttgttaaatgtTTAGAAATGCATTGAAAGATAAatgcatcattttttttatttgttcaagataaatttatttataaaatcttCTAAGAGTCACttatgtgtgatttatgcataattaattcGAACAACTATAacttaatcaaatatatatatataatgatgaaAGAAGTATCGATCTCGTGAGAAATATATcacaatattaaaataattttaatttaatttaagttgaacttaattaattaattgaatgagtaaaaggaagaataaaaattaattaatacaaaattaaattattttatgagaaaattaataagTAAATGCAACTcagatataaattttatttaatttaaattatgtaattatcttTTTAATCCAATTCAaatcccaaaatacccttctcgaATTCTCTTTTCTAGCTTTAAAATATATGCACATGCCAAGTTGCCATCCAATTCTCCAAAGTcttcaatttaaatttctttaatatattatatagatgggCAGCGCATTTACTCCAATATCTTCCTCCCGTTTTGACTTCCAACTGGCTGCCTCCATTTGCGACTTCAAGGGCTTCTTTTGAACGACCGTCCTTCTAGAAATCTCCTTCAAGCGGCTATGCTCTTTTATTAATatcttgtaaattttttaaattaatttttttatccattttttgtaaaaataattaaaattatataataatatctatataacacacattttatataaaaaaataacataaaattaaaattaaaattaaaaaatatatataattaaactcTATCcgtcaataaatttaataaatataataaaatatatttttatttataataatttttatattttacttttttatttatattttaattaacaaacaatataaaaatttaatttaaaagaactTTACAGTGGACCGGGCCAATAGAAGGGCGCCATGCCACATGTGgcaaaagtgtaaattaaatttaatttaaaaacaatataaaaatttcaaaccacCGAGACTCCTCATCTCCCCCTGCCTGTCAAGCTTGTTGTCTCTTTTTAACTTCCTCACCAACACTGAAACCTTCTCCAACTCCCCGTTCGGCCAACTTTCGTGTTCAGCCAACATCTATAAAAAGAGTAAGTTGGTGCAAGaaagtttcatataatttatcctAATATTACTACTGGGTATATATTCTCATTTATGTTTAATATTACTTACTTAAACCTGTAATATCTTCATTTCTGTTTATATTAAttccaattaaataaattctacTCTTTTTAAGAGTGTGGTAAATAAACCCATAAATACATTCAGATAATAGTCGATAAACCCCATCCACCCATAAAAATTATCCTCCATATGAGTTCATCTCTTAACAGATTTAAACCTCGACTCGATTGCATAGAAAGAAGttaaagagaagagaagagggcAAATGCATCTCTAATTTTCTCTGTGGATTGGGATTGCATCTTTGCTTAGTTGTTGAAATTGTATGGGATCGGAGTTGATGGAGGTATTGGGCCTGGCCTTTGATGGAAACAGAAGCAGGTTCAGTATAATAGCAACATGTGCGTGAGCCTGACCTTTGCCATCACTATGCTTCCTCCATTTATGGCCTTTTCTTTATTGCTGTCTGTTCTCCTCATCCTTTTAGGATTCCATATCTAGAGGGCCTTCACAAATACTTATTAATTAGAGTATTTGCAGTGTTAGTTATAATTAATTGTTTAGAGTTAATAGTGGTTTGCAaggattttcaattttatcagtCTATAATTTCGGTGGTTGCTATTAGTACTCTCAACTACATAcacttttattataattatatacttaAATGAGTATATAAAGCTAACAACCCCACAAATGCAAAAAGAGCATGGTTACTCTCAAAGTCTTACTATCTTGTCCTAGTAATTACTACAATATTCATTGAACAGTGATAATTTAAAGAGTGGTgtaaaagccaaaaaaaataaataataataaacgtTATTATAAAAGATCTAgtattaaaataagaaagaaaaataagatataatatgAAAGGATATGGTATAAACACATGACAAGTAATTAGCGATAGAAAAAAACCATTGCTAAATGCCTAAAATTCCATCACTAAGTAATTAGTCAAGGATTAAAATTCATTGTTACAACGGGCGTTGCTAATTAAAGATAGAAAAAATCCAACgctaaaggaaaaaaaattactacaatATTCATTGAACACTAATATTTAAAGAGTGTGGTGTAAAAGCAAAAATAATAGATGTAATTATAAAAGATTTAgtattaaaataagaaagaaaaataagatgtaaTATAAAAGGATACCATATAAACACATGAAAAGTATAATACACTTTAAAAAAGAAGGCACCTATAATCCAAATAGAAGTGTTTTTAGAGCATCCAATAATTGACACTTTTTATGATACTCGtgtattgatatattttatatcgTGTTACattaatacaaatatacaacaattaataaacaaataccactaaaaatatcacaattaaacatctaaataacatttttatactCTAAAATCCTTAAGGTTACCCACATTTGTAAGTATCATAACTACCAACATGTTTCCCCATGTAATCATGTTATGACTTGATTGTTCTATTATGGCGCGATGTCAATCcctttattaattatcataacaattctaattttttaataagagtttttttcactacaaaaataaaaattggtaTTTCAGCGACGTAACAAATCCATTACTAAATGCCTACAATTCCATCGTTATGTAATTCAGGATGGATTAAAATCCTATGCTATAGTGAGCGTCACTAATTACTTAACAATGGTCACAActaattagagacaaaaaaaatccaTTGCTGAAGCAAAAATCTTCTATCGTTAAATCAATAACATTTTGGttttataaagagaaaaaaaagtctaaaagatgaaaaaattacTCGCGAATTGCGTccccatattttcaaaaattcttgcTTCCTTTATGACTCAAACCTAAAACGAAAGCCCTAACATAGCTCACTTGGCCATAAGACTATGAGACctatcaattatatttttgccccaaattatatttaacctattttttttgtacttttcaTAATAAAATCTCAACTTTCAATTTGACTCTTCATTCTAACAATGAccaatcaaattattattaaattatcatatgtgaaaaaaataattattttattataaaataaaaaactcgtAATATAGAATTTAGAGATGATCTGTCCTTAAACATAGATGTTTTCACATGTGttagaatataaatattatttatatttatattctaaaatataaatactaattattttatattttaaaatatcaattattattgcgCGCAcgctttatattttaaaataccaaTTATTATTGCGcacatgatttattttttaaaataccaattattttatattctaaaaatacCAATTACTTTAATAAAACATCATACCTATTATTCGCATATTTTACATTCTAAAAtaccaattattttattattgtgtgTATGCTTttacttttgattatttttattttgtgttctttaattttgtacaaaatattatataaaaatgtcatttttataaatttaatttaattttatattctgAGGTAGAGACAAAAGGGCAAAGATGGAAATTACTGCGTCTTTGCCCTTAGCTTAGAGATGAAAACTTTCTATCTTTGATTTCGAAGGCCGAAAAAAAACACACAGAAACAGAAAAATTTTCGTTTTTgattttagagacgaaaaatttCTGTCTTTAAATCCGCTtctaagcaaaaaaaaattagagacaaaaataatccgtctctaaattagAGATGCAAATTTTTGTCTATAAATCtgtctctaaaatcattttttcaaattcgtctctaaatccgtttCTAGTAGAGACAGAAaaaaattccccccccccccccccaaaatccgtctttaaaatcatttttttgtagTATTTTTTGGGTGGCAATATTAATGCATTTCAAATTGTTATTAACacataaaaatcttaattaaaaaaatgaaaacactcTTGTTACGGATATTTTCCACTCTACTCCTTATAGGTTGGGTTCAACCCACCAGGTCGGCCCAATCGCACAAAGCCCAGTAGACTCCGAACTGAGTTTATCTAAGCGAGCTCGCACATTGCTGGAGCCCAAGCTCAAATCACAGGACCAAGCGGGCTTTACATAAGCGAGCTCCCAACTACACTTCGAGTGAGCTCCCAGCGACTCTTGCAGTTCACCAGCCTAACCAATTAGCTCGCATAACGGGAAGGTCATACGCCAAAGAATATTGATAGGCTAGGGGCCGTCCCAGCTGGGCCACTCAGGCCCAACCTGGCCCAATCCTTTCGACCCGTTTGATCGGCCCATGTCAGTCCCATCCTGGTCCCTTGCAACAACATTATTACAGCCACTTTTGAATTTTCACGCGCCCACCTTAGATCCAATCCTCATTAATAACGGattccatccacattaatgagagtcCTGTCGGCACCTTGCCATTGCATGGGTGCCTCCATCGATGTCAGATATTGTGTCCCATCACTTGCAAATGTACATCACATGTAGGAGGGCATCTCCTCCTCTCATATATCAGCCAGCTTTTCCTAGAGCCATGGTATGCTTTTCTATCAACTTGCGGGTACTCCTTCATTTACTTACTcgcttacttacttgagcatcggagtatTTTTACAAGAGTCGACCGGTCGGTGGATCAACAAAGCAAACCATATAACCCCTTTCTCCCTCTCGGATTCATTACACCAAGCAGGCCAACGAATCACAGTTGACCAATTCCAAACGTCGACAACTCTAATACAAAACTAATAAGAATTGTAGCCGTtagagaagataattttttgaatttaggtATTTTTGTATCTTCGAGGATCTTGACGTGCGTGTCTCTAACAAATGTTTGTTTAAGAAAGTTAAAATCAAATCTAAACTCAAAGAATTATATAGAGTAATGCCTCGATCTTATCCTTTAATTGCAGCAACAGGGTGTTGAAAGCTTATCTCATTCTCAAAAAgatgatggatttggattggcTATGTCTGCGGTGGGCTAACTTTGAAAGAACTTGACAGGAAATTGGAAAGAACTCTTCTGCACTCATATCGCAAGGGACGCCTTCTGCAGTCCGTATctatctctttatttctttctgttCTCCTGCTCCCTTCTCTGTTTCTCACTCGCTTATGTTATTAAGGTAGAGAAACAAATTAATATCTTCTGGCTTAGGTTATGCCCATATCCTTACGTCAAATAGGCAATTCTTGTTTTGACCTTTATGTTGAGCATTACGGAATTGGTCCTTGGATACCTTAAGGTTCTTGGCAGTATCTGATATGTTCAATGGTTTGAATCCACATTGATTACTTGACATAATTTTTTGGAACCTCTGGTGCAATCATTTCcaacaaatttagaatttagaacAATGAAATTATTACAACCCTCCCCGACCCTCGCAAAAGTAGAGATCCTTATGCACCATGGACACCCCTTTGGTGGCATTTTTCCTGTTATCTTATTGTAAGTAAAAGTTGAGCTATGCCGAAGTCATTGTTTATTTCCATTCTTTATGTCAAGGTGATAGTAATGTAGATAGACATGTTATTCTGAATCTCTTGATAATCCAGATATaattggttttctttctttatttcatttttgttttaggACTTGATATCACAAATTTCTGCTGAAATTGATAACAGTCACATTTATGCCAAAAGTTGTATCCCTTATTTATATACAGGTCAGACAATTTATTGCTTTTGAAACTATCACCTAATTATGTGATAATTGTGACCCAAAAGAATTAGGATTCCTAATTAATTTGATcatgattaaaattttaaatttgactataattagaatgtcaaatttaattttaattgggaTTTATCTCACGTGAAGACTTATCTTCTGAttagcatatatataatttcttgtatACATCTACAGATAAgttttagatttataaataagtgCCCAATACCCCGAAATTATTGTATCAATATCATTATTGTAGTATCAATATcatcttagtgatattttgttctttataCTCATGTTTTTTCTCGATTTAAATTTTTCACGTTAAATTTATATGTTCGTTTGTGTGAATGatagtttgattgtgatttgtttttttatccaaaatcataacaaaCTAGTATCAGAGTCGTCGGATCAAACCATCAGCTTTTGGTAAATCTAAATCGTTGGATCGATAGTTTCTTTATCATCTTCTTTAGCCAAGTCATTGTTGCGGCCATCAACACCATTGCTTCGTTGTTGTTGACTAATGCCACCATCGACCACCTCCTTGCCTGTCATTACCATTGTCAACCGCATAGATCATTGTCGATAACCACCATTGACCCCTTTTGTCTTCGTCATCGATTGTTTAGCTTCTTTGACCATTCATATCCTAGCCTGACCTCCATATATCATCGGTCTCTGCCACAGTTGCCGTCGACTTCGCTACCTTGACATTCACCATCTGTCATCCATTGTGCGTGATCATTGACTTACTCTAGTTAACCTTCGTCTTCCTCTTGCATGAGACCATCGGTCCTTCTGCCTGTTCAATTGCCACCATTGCAGATAAATTCCATCATAACCATTGTCGATTACCCATCAAACCTTCACCTTGCTGTCTGATCCCCGATGGTCTTTGTTGTTACAATCGTCGTTAACGACTCCCCAAGCTTTCACCATTTTTGGCTAGTTCAATCCTTCCAAGCTTCACCCAAATCTTGACCCATATTCAGTTTAGACCTGGCCCACCTAGATCTGATATGCTTTAAATCTATTTAGCTTAGATTTGACCCATCAGACTAAATCTGACCTGTCAAATCTGTCTAGACCGAATTTGCCTAAATTTGTTGCCCAGAACTGCTATCTTGGTTTGTTTtctattgggattttatttatcgATCATTTGAcattatttggggttatttgatttttattatggTTACTTTGAAGTATGATATCCCATTATTGAACcaaaatattagatttttatgaTGATAGGTTAAGATGCGTGCAATTTTGGTACAAATAGATTTAgatgatgcattttttattttgataaaatgccacaatcatggagttctaaagaaaaacaacataAGGACCGTAAGGCTTTATCTTAGATATATTTGCatttatcaaatcaattttgtagaatgttttgagaaagaaaaattgcTACTGCTCTATGGTTGAAAGTggaacactacaaaaaattcaggatttagtgacgaaatttttcTATCACTAATTAGAGATGGTTTAGTGACAAAacttccgtcactaaattttagtgactGATTTGCGACGAGCATTCCGTTGcaaattttattcattttttttaaatttagtgacggaattagcaACGGacaattctgtcactaaatatttttaatattttttaattaatatattaaatttagtgacgaaaatacccctcgctaaataattgataaaaataaaaataaaaataaaacaaattttatttagcgacgaaattttccgtcactaaattattagtaaaaataaaaataaaatgactttTATTTAGCAACGGCACTAGCCAtcgctaaattattaaaaaaataaattaaacttaaatttatttagcgacgagatatctcgtcgctaaataattttaaaaaataaatttaaaatgaaattaatttaagaaaaaaattgaaaaataaaataaaattaatttagcaacggaatatttgtcgctaaaataattaaaaaaattgaaaaataaaaaataagataaaattaatttagcgacgggagttcccatcgctaaaataattttaaaaaattgaaattaaatttatttagtgacgagatTTCCCgtagctaaataattttaaaaaaataaatttaaaatgaaattagttTAGCGACGGaacacccgtcactaaattaattaaaaaagatttgaaattaaatttatttagtgaagggaaatcccatcgctaaataatttaaaatgaaattaatttatgaaaaaaatttaaaaaataaaaataaaatgaaattaatttaactacggatacccgtcgctaaattaattaaaaaaaattgaaattaaatttatttagtgacggaatttcccgtcgctaaataattttaaaaaataaatttaaaatgaaattagttTAGCGACGAACCACCAAtcgctaaattaattaaaaaaaattgaaattaaatttatttagggaCGGGAaatcccatcactaaataattttaaaaaataaatttaaagtgaaattaatttacgaaagaattttaaaaataaaaataaaatgaaattaatttagcgacgaataccgattgtaaattaattaaaaaaaattgaaattaaatttattaagcgATGGGATTTCCtgtcgttaaataattttaaaaaataaatttaaaatgaatttaatttatgaaagaattttaaaaataaaaataaaatgaaattaatttagcgaaggatacccgttgctaaaataattaaaaaaaattgaaatcaaatttatttagtgacaggaTTTCCTatagctaaataattttaaaatgaaattagttTAGCGACAGAACACTCAtcgctaaattaattaaaaatatttgaaattaaatttatttagtgatgggaaatcccgtcgctaaataatttaaaatgaaattaattcatgaaaaaaatttaaaaaataaaaataaaatgaaattaatttagcgacggatacctatagctaaattaattaaaaaaaattgaaattaaatttatttagtgaccgGAAATCCTgtcgttaaataatttaaaaaaataaatttaaaataaaattagtttatggaagaattttaaaaattaaaaataaaataaaattaatttagcgatggaacctgtcgctaaattaattaaaaaaattgaaataaaatttatttagtgacaagaAATCcagtcgctaaataattttaaaaaataaatttaaaatgaaattatattagaaaagaagtttaaagaataaaaataaaatgaaattaatttagcgacgaattatCCAAcgctaaattaattaaaaaaaacttgaaattaaatttatttggcgACAGgatatcccgtcgctaaataattttaaaaaataaatataaaatgaaattaatttagcaaaaaatttaaaaaaataaaaataaaatgaaaattaatttagcgacagaaattctgtctctaaatttattaaaaaaaattaaaattaaatttatttagcgaaaCCATATTCCgtggctaaataatttaaaaaactaaatttaaaataaattaatttagcaaaaaatttaaaaaaataaaaaaaatgaaattaatttagcaaaggaaaacccgttgctaaattattaaaaaaataacattaaaataaattttatttagcgacgagttatcccatcactaaataaattaaaaaataaaaattaaattaagttaatttagcaaagaatttgaaaaaataaaaataaaataaaatttatttagcgatggaatacttgtcgctaaattactaaaaaataaaaataaaattaaatttatttaataacgGGATATTCCGtagctaaataaattaaaaaatataaattaaattaaattaatttagcgaataatttgaaaaaa
This genomic stretch from Diospyros lotus cultivar Yz01 chromosome 1, ASM1463336v1, whole genome shotgun sequence harbors:
- the LOC127795577 gene encoding cysteine-rich repeat secretory protein 38-like, which translates into the protein MDSLWGQLIIFLLSFLVLLTLINPISAQNAFLKACLESGTYQNNSHYQKNLDTLLSSLAPNLNKYGFYNTSVCPTSKDAINAVVLCRGDVKPDICRSCVKDAASKIKQICPNYKAAIGGYDQCMLRYRSPYNITLDMERPSVYVYNDKHNFTSADRYKEVLRELLGRLRSQAAKGGSDLKFATGSQQGPDNQKIYGMAQCAPDLSEKQCNDCVNEAIGELPVCCNNRIGGRVLKVVCNIQYETNFQFYNLTRSLS